One Coprobacter fastidiosus genomic window, CGACATCTGCCAAACAACAACAGCAAGGAATGATGCAAGATCCTTTCTTTGAATTCTTTTTCGGACAAAGAGGGGGTGGAAATATGAAACCTCAACCTCGTGTAGGAATGGGATCGGGAGTAATCCTCACCCCTGATGGTTATATTGTAACGAACAACCATGTAATTGAAGGCGCGGATATATTAGAGGTAACTTTAAATGATAAAAGATCTTTCAATGCTAAAATCATAGGAACAGACCCAAGTACCGATTTGGCTTTAATCAAAATCGAAGCAAAAGATCTTCCGACATTACCTTTCGGAGATTCGGACAAACTACAAGTCGGAGAATGGGTCCTGGCTGTCGGAAATCCATTCCAGCTCTACTCTACTGTTACAGCCGGTATTGTAAGTGCCAAAGCTCGTAGCTTAGGTATGATCAGTACAGGGAAAACCATGGGTATAGAATCTTTTATACAGACTGATGCAGCAGTAAATCCGGGTAATAGCGGAGGCGCTCTTGTAAATACAAATGGAGAATTAGTCGGTATAAACACAGCTATTTATTCCGAAACAGGAGCTTATTCTGGATATTCTTTTGCTATTCCGACAAGTATAGTAAGCAAAGTAATTACCGACTTGAAACAATATGGAACAGTACAACGTGCCGTGCTTGGAGTTATCATCCGCGATATTAATTCAGATCTCGCAAAAGAAAAAGACATTCAGATACAAGATGGTATTTATATAGAAGAAGTCAGCGACCGTAGTGCCGCCATGGAAGCCGGAATAAAGAAAGGAGACATTATCATTGCAATCAACGATGTACCTGTAAAAACTGCTTCTGCATTACAGGAACAGGTAAACCGTTATCGCCCCGGTGATAAAATAAAAGTAACAATTCACAGAGGAAAAGATACTAAAACGCTTTCGGTTACGTTAAAGAATAATCAAGGCAATACCGAAATTACCAAAACAAAAGGTATCGAGAGTCTTGGAGCAGCTTTCAAAGAGTTGAAAGATAATACTAAACGGGAACTAAATATCAGTTCTGGAGTTCAAGTTGTCGGTATCAAAGCCGGAAAATTCCAAAGAGCCGGTATTCGCGACGGATTTATTATTCTTAATATCAACGGTGTCAACGTAAAATCAGTCGATACGATCGAAAGTATTTTCAATGACATCATGAAAGGAAACAGCAGAGATAAAGTCATGTTCATCACCGGTATATATCCGAATGGGAAAACTGGATATTATGCTGTAGATCTTTCGGAATAAAGCATAGTTCTTAAATCAAATCATAAAAGCACAATTTACTGTAATTAAATTTGCAGAATTGTGCTTTTATCTTGGCAAATGGCAAAGAAGATTAATATCGGAAACAAATTATTTCCACCGTACGTTTTGCGAATAGCCAATATGGAAGAAAAGAGTTAGGACAAAATGGAACAAAGTTCTTTTCTTAACCGTAAGGTTTGAGAATTTGTAAAAAAACATTATATTTGCACTCCAAATTTCTAATCTGCAGGATGAGACAATTAAAGATCACAAAATCAATTACCAACAGGGAGAGCGCTTCGCTTGACAAGTACCTTCAGGAAATCGGACGAGAAGACCTGATTACTGTCGAAGAAGAAGTTGAACTTGCCCAGCGCATAAAAAAAGGAGATCGGGTTGCTTTAGAAAAACTAACCCGCGCCAATCTGCGTTTTGTCGTTTCTGTCGCCAAGCAATATCAAAACCAAGGATTAAGTCTTCCCGACCTGATCAACGAAGGAAATTTGGGTTTGATAAAGGCCGCTGAAAAATTTGACGAAACCAGAGGTTTTAAATTTATCTCTTATGCTGTGTGGTGGATACGTCAATCGATTCTTCAGGCTTTAGCAGAACAATCTCGTATCGTACGTCTTCCTCTCAATCAAGTAGGATCGCTGAATAAAATCAGCAAAGCCTTTTCTAAATTTGAACAGGAAAACGAACGTCGTCCTTCTCCGGAAGAATTAGCAGATGAATTGGATATCCCCGTAGACAAAATTTCGGATACAATGAAAGTTTCCGGACGTCACATTTCTGTTGACGCCCCATTTGTCGAAGGAGAAGACAACAGTCTGTTAGACGTGCTTATCAACGATGATTCGCCTATTGCCGACCGGTCATTGATCAATGAGTCCCTCGCTAAAGAAATAGATCGAGCATTAGCTACATTAACCGAAAGAGAAAGTGATATTATCAAAATGTTTTTCGGTATCGGATGTCAAGAAATGACATTGGAAGAAATCGGCGACAAATTCGGCCTCACCAGAGAGCGCGTACGCCAGATCAAAGAAAAAGCCATAAGAAGATTGAGACAAAGTTCTCGTAGCAAACTGCTTAAAACCTACTTAGGATAAGACAAGAAAGAGTGATCCTAAAAAACAAAGAGTGCATTCGGACAATTAACTCCGAATCACTCTTTTTCGTTTGATCTAAAAACCAATACCATGTCTAAAAAAAATTATTTGCTATTCATTCTCACTATTACCGCAATTTTATATTCCTCAGTCACCAACGCTCAAGAAGTAAAAGAGAGGGCGATGGTTGTCTATTCTAAAAAAACAAAAGAACACTCTAAAGCAAAAACATTCGCAGCATTTACCGATTTCGGAACTTCCCTCTTCATGAGACAAGATCCGGCATATCCCGATTTATCCGAGTGTAATGCCAGCTTAGATTTAGATATATCATACGGTTATTTTATCAATAGCTATTTCTACATAGGACCAGGCGCAGGAATACGAGCTTACTTCAGAGAAAATTTTACAATGTTCCCCATATTCGGAGAATTAAGAGGATGTTGGAAACGGACATTTATATATGGCAAAGGAGGATTCAGTTTATCTACTTCAGGGAACAATGACAGAGGAGGAGCATATGCCTCGATCGGTTTAGGAGTAAATTTCATATCTAAAACAAAATACAAGCTGTTTCTCAGCATGGGCTATGAATTTCAAGATCACAGACGTAAAGATACCTGCGTATTACGGAAAGAAATATTAACCGGAAAGAATGGCTTAGCCATTCGCATTGGCACACAATTCTAAAAAAATAAAGCAGCAATTAATTACAAATCAAAAGAATCACATCTTTACAAATTATATTCTATAAGATTTATATAGAAAAAAAATTCATTTTGTTTTGAATATTAAAAAAGCATTTCTATATTTGCAACCGAAAACGAAGGTATAAATATTTTTCAAATAAACATAAAACTTAATATGAAGCCGTTTGCAATTCTACTACTAGGTTTACAGATTATTATTCTATTGAGAACAATTAATAGGAAGTGAGCCAGTGTACAATAATATAAAGAGATAAATATAAAACCTTTCTCACTTCCGGTGTTGAAAGGTTTTTTTATATAGAAAAATAAAGATAAGAAATAAAATTATGTCTGACAGATTATTCATTTTTGACACTACATTGCGAGACGGAGAACAAGTTCCCGGCTGCCAATTGAATACCGTAGAAAAAATTCAGGTAGCTAAAGCTCTCGAAGGGCTAGGTGTTGATGTTATCGAAGCCGGGTTTCCGGTATCCAGTCCGGGAGATTTCAACTCGGTAGTAGAAATCTCTAAAGCAGTAACGTGGCCTACCATTTGTGCTCTGACACGAGCAGTAGAAAATGATATAAAAGTGGCCGCAGAAGCATTAAAATATGCCAAACACGGACGAATACATACCGGAATAGGTACATCTGATTATCATATCAAATACAAATTCAATTCCACTCGGGAAGAAATCATCGAACGTGCTGTATCGGCGGTCAAATATGCAAAAAAATTTGTAGAAGATGTCCAATTCTACGCAGAAGATGCCGGACGCACAGACAATGAATATTTAGCCCGAGTCATAGAAGCTGTAATAAAAGCCGGCGCTACGGTAGTAAATATACCGGATACTACAGGATATTGCCTTCCGGATGAATTCGGGCGCAAAATACGTTTCTTAAAAGAAAATGTAGAAGGAATCGATAAAGTAACCATAGCTACCCACTGTCATAATGATCTGGGAATGGCCACGGCAAATACAATTTCAGGAATACTGAATGGGGCAAGACAAGCTGAAGTTACTATAAATGGTATCGGAGAGCGTGCCGGAAATACATCTTTAGAAGAAGTTGCCATGATTTTTAAGAGCCATCACGATCTCAATATAGAAACTAATATCAATACACAAAAAATATATGGCATAAGTCGTATGGTTTCTAGTTTGATGAATATGCCGGTGCAACCGAACAAAGCTATTGTAGGACGCAACGCATTTGCCCACTCTTCGGGAATACATCAAGATGGAGTCTTGAAAAACCGCGAAAGTTATGAAATCATCGATCCTAAAGATGTCGGAATAGACGAAAATTCAATCGTATTGACTGCCCGTAGCGGACGAGCAGCATTAAAACATCGCCTTCACATTCTCGGAGTCGAACTCGACAAAGAAAAGCTAGACAAGGCATATAGCGATTTTCTGAAACTTGCCGATCGCAAAAAAGACATAAATGATGATGACATATTGATGCTTGTAGGAAAAGACCGCTCGGCAAATGCCCGCATCGCAATCGACTATTTGCAGGTAACTTCCGGTATCGGCATGCGCCCCGTCGCCAGTATCGGCTTAAATATCGCCGGAGAGAAATTCGAAGCGGCAGCTTCCGGTAATGGACCCGTAGATGCAGCAATAAATGCGGTAAAACAAATAATTCACCGTAAAATGACCGTACAAGAATTCTTAATTCAAGCTATCACAAAGGGAAGTGACGATGTCGGAAAAGTGCATATAACAGTTTCTTATGAAGGAGTACACTATTATGGTTTCTCAGCCAATACAGATATTGTAGCAGCATCTGTCGAGGCATTTATCGACGCTATTAATAAATTTATCGTTTAATAAACAACATCATTTATCATGTCTAAAAAAACATTATTCGACAAAATTTGGGATGCACATGTAGTTTCTACTATACAAGGCGGACCCACACAATTATACATCGACAGACATTATTGTCATGAGGTGACCAGCCCTCAAGCATTTAACGGTTTGCGAGAACGTGGATTGAAAGTATTCCGTCCCGACCGTACGACTTGTTCACCTGATCACAATATACCGACATTGAACCAAGACAAACCGATTGCAGACCCCATATCCCGAAACCAAGTAGAAGCATTAAGTAGAAACGCTAAGGAATTCGGTATTACTCTATACGGACTCGGACACGAAAAGAATGGAATTATTCATGTTATAGGACCGGAAAACGGACTGACACAACCGGGAATGACCATTGTCTGCGGGGACAGCCACACATCTACTCACGGAGCTTTCGGAGCTATTGCATTCGGAATCGGGACAAGCGAAGTCGAGATGGTTCTGGCCACACAATGTATTTTGCAGCCTAAACCCAAAAGAATGAGAATCACTATTAACGGAAAACTTGGAAAAGGGGTTACGGCAAAGGATATAGCTCTATATGTAATTTCCCGAATGACTACAGGCGGCGCAACCGGTTATTTTGTAGAATTTGCCGGAGAGGCGATTCGCTCACTGAGTATGGAAGGGCGCATGACAGTATGTAACCTAAGTATTGAAATGGGTGCAAGAGGCGGAATGATCGCCCCAGATGAAACGACATTCGCTTATGTCAAAGATAAAGAATTTGCCCCTAAAGGAGAAGAGTGGGAAAAAGCGCTGAAACAGTGGAAAGAATTGTATAGTGATGCCGATGCTGTATTTGATAAAGAGGTATTCTTCGACGCTTCGGATATTGCACCTCGTATTACTTACGGGACAAATCCCGGAATGGGAATGGGAATACACGACACGATTCCGGCATTAGAACAGATTGATGAAGCCGGTAAAATATCTTTTATCAAGTCCTTAAATTACATGGGATTCAAACCCGGTGAAAAATTAGAAGGGAAAACGATCGATTATGTATTTCTCGGTAGTTGTACAAACGGACGTATCGAAGATTTCCGAACCTTTGCCGAATTTGTAAAAGGACATAAAAAGGCTGATCATGTAGTCGCATGGTTAGTACCCGGTTCTTGGGCGGTAGAAAAACAAATCAGGAAAGAAGGATTGGATAAAATCTTAACAGAAGCGGGATTTGAACTTCGTCAGCCCGGATGCTCTGCTTGTCTCGCAATGAATGACGATAAAGTTCCTTCCGGAAAATATGCCGTATCCACATCTAACCGAAATTTCGAAGGGAGACAAGGTCCAGGTTCACGAACGATTTTGGCAGGACCTCTTGTCGCTGCTGCCGCTGCCATTACAGGGAAAATTACCGATCCCCGAAATTTTATGCAATAATTATTATATAATCTTTTAGAAATAAAAAATATGACCGATAAATTTAAAACTCTGACCTCTACCTGTATCCCACTTCCTATGGAAAATGTCGATACAGACCAGATTATACCTGCCCGTTTTTTAAAAGCAACTACCCGAGAGGGTTTCGGCGATAACCTATTCAGAGACTGGCGCTACGATAAAGAAGGAAATCCTATTCCCGGATTTGTATTAAACGATCCCACTTACTCAGGCACTGTTTTGGTTGCGGGAAAAAATTTCGGAAGCGGATCGAGTCGAGAACATGCCGCATGGGCTGTTGCCGGATATGGATTCAAAGTTGTCGTTTCAAGTTTTTTTGCCGATATTTTTAAAAACAATGCATTAAACAACTGTGTTCTTCCGGTCGTGGTTTCTGAGAATTTTCTATCAGATCTGTTCGGAGCAATCGCCTCCGACCCGAAAACCACAGTCACAGTAGATCTGGAAAATCAGTTAATTACGAACAACTACAATGGCTCTCAAGAATCATTCGAAATAAATCCTTATAAAAAAGATTGCCTGCTTAACGGATATGATGATATAGACTATTTATTAAGCAGAAAGGATAGAATAGAAGCGTGGGAAAAGTCTCAAAACAGATAAATATGCGGCAAATAGAAATACTTGATACGACTCTGCGCGACGGAGAACAAACATCGGGAGTCTCATTCGCAGCTCAGGAAAAGCTCAGTATTGCAAGACTTTTGTTAGAAGAATTACGTGTAGATCGCATTGAAATTGCATCGGCAAGAGTCTCTGAAGGAGAATTCGAAGCTGTAAAAAGAGTGTGTGAATGGGCAGGGAAACGCGGTCACTTGAATAAAGTCGAAATTCTCGGATTTCTGGATAACGGTATTTCTATAAAATGGATTAAGAAGGCCGGAGGAAAAGTTGCGAATTTGCTATGTAAAGGCTCTCTGAAACATTGCACACAACAATTACGGAAATCTCCGGAAGAACATATAGAAGCAATCCGAAAGGAAATCTCTTTCGCAAAAACGAACGGACTTCAAGTAAATATATATCTGGAAGATTGGTCGAATGGTATGTTACATTCTCCCGAATACGTTTTTCAACTTGTAAATGCTCTAAAAAACGAACCTATCGAACGTATCATGCTTCCCGATACTTTAGGGATACTAAACCCTTACTCTTCATACGATTATTGTAAATCAATGATAAATCGTTATCCGGAGATTCGATTCGATTTTCATGCTCACAACGATTACGACCTCGCTGTGGCAAATGTCTATTCTGCAGCAAAGGCCGGAATACAGGGGATTCATTGTACTATAAACGGATTAGGAGAACGTGCCGGCAATGCTCCTTTATCGAGTATATTAGCGGTACTGCACGATCAACTACAAACAAAAACGAATATCGACGAACGTAAAGTAAATCAGGTAAGTCGAGTAGTAGAATCTTACTCCGGCGTACGAATTCCGTCCAACAAACCTGTTATCGGGGAACATGTTTTCACTCAATGTGCTGGAGTGCATGCTGACGGAGACAGTAAAAACAACCTCTACTTTAACGACTTGCTCCCCGAACGTTTCGGACGTACACGAGAATATGCACTTGGAAAAACTTCCGGCAAAGCCAATATCAAAAAAAATCTGGAAGCTCTGGGGATCGAGTTAGATGAAACTTCAATGAAAAAAGTTACAGAACGGATCATTGCTTTAGGTGATAAAAAAGAACAAGTAACTCAAGATGATCTTCCGTATATTATTTCAGATGTTCTGAATCACGACTCAGAAGACCAAAAGATACATTTGCTCAACTATTCACTTTCACTCGCCCAAGGCTTGCATCCGGTCGCAGTCATAAAAATAGAGATTCATGGTGAACAATATGAAGAAACGGCAACAGGAGACGGACAATATGATGCTTTCGTCAAAGCTTTGCGAAAAATATACAAATATCAACTAAAAAAGACATTCCCGATACTCATCAACTATACAGTCGATATTCCACCGGGAGGCCGTACAGATGCATTTGTTCAGACAGTTATTACATGGAATTTCAAAGGCCATACGTTCAAAACCAGAGGCCTTGATGCAGACCAGACAGAAGCAGCCATACAGGCTACTATTAAAATGTTGAACCAAATAGAAAAAATTCAAGATAATATATCAGAAACCGTATAAACAAAAAAATCATGAAATTGAATATTGCCGTATTACCGGGTGACGGTATAGGACCAGAAATCGTAAACGAAGCGTTGAAAGTGACAAAAACCGTATGTGAAAAATTCGGACATGAACTTTCATACAAGCATGCTTTAGTAGGAGCTTGCGCTATCGACAAAACAGGGAATCCTTATCCTGACGAAACTCACGAATTATGTATGCAATCAGATGCTGTATTATTCGGGGCTATCGGAGATCCGAAATATGATAACAATCCGTCTGCCAAAGTCAGACCAGAACAGGGATTACTCGGAATGAGAAAAAAATTAGGATTGTATGCCAATATACGTCCTGTCTCGACATTCGATTCACTTATATACAAATCCCCCTTACGGGCAGACATCGTAAAAGATACCGACCTGATGTGCATTCGAGAATTGACTGGAGGAATCTACTTCGGACGTCCTCAAGGAAGAAGTGAAGACGGAACTATTGCATACGATACATGTGTTTATAGCCGGGAAGAAATAGAAAGAATAGTGCATCTTGCCTACAAATATGCTAAGCAAAGAAATAAAAAAGTTACGGTCGTAGATAAAGCCAATGTTTTGTGTACTTCTCGTTTATGGCGTGAAGTTGCTCAAGAAATAGAAAAACAATATCCTGAAATCACTACCGAATACATGTTTGTCGACAACGCTGCGATGCAACTGATACAATGGCCTAACCGATTCGATGTAATCGTTACCGAAAATATGTTCGGTGATATACTTACCGATGAGGCATCGGTAATTACAGGATCATTAGGTATGCTTCCTTCTGCTTCCATAGGTATTCATACTTCAGTATTCGAACCGATACATGGTTCTTATCCGCAAGCCGCAGGCAAAAATATCGCTAACCCTGTAGCAACGATTTTATCAGCAGCCCTTATGTTCGAATATGCATTTAATCTCATGGATGAAGGCAAAATGATTCGTGAAGCTGTTGATGCTTCAATAGAAGCAGGTATCGTAACAGAAGATTTAGCTCAAAATGGAAAGTCTTATAAAACTTCAGAAGTAGGACAATGGATTGCCGATTATATCAAAAATAAATAATTAAGCTGTATCTATTTTCCAAGACAGGATACCGTCCTTATAAGTAAGATAGTATCCTGTCTTTTTTAATTATTTAATCTCAAAAATCGCTTAAATTTTCCGATAAAAACATTCTCAAAACTGACTCGTACGAAATTCAAATAGTAATCAAAATAATTTATTCTACTCTAACACCTCTCATAATCAACTTTTTCCACTCCGGATGCTTTTGAATATAACCTGCAACAAAAGGACACAAAGGAACTAATCTCAGATTTTTATGTTCTATGTCCTGTAACACCTTCAACACAAGTTGAGAGGCGATACCTTTTCCTTCTAAAGCAGGAGGGACTTCAGTATGTGTCAGATAAATTTCTCCGTTTTCGGATAAAATATATTCTATCTTCGGAATAAATCCGTCTATTTGAAACTCATACCGACGACTATTCTCATTATTTATCAACTTATAATCTGTCATCTTTTTTCTGTCGTTATTCAAATTTTCTATAAAAAAAGCTGCCCCAAAGAGGACAGCTTTCTATCTAACTATTAAACCTTTATTTTTGAGATGCTGATCCCGAAAATATTACAATACGATTCCAGTTATTATTCTTCGGATAAGGTTGAGTATCACTACCATTAGCAACCATCTTTATTCGGTTAGCGTTAATACCATACTTTTTAGTCAATATATTCACAACCGCATCTGCACGTTTTTTACTCAACTGCATATTGTAAGCCGGTGTTCCGGTTTCTTTATCGGCATATCCGGCTACTGTCACATTACAATTCGGATTTCTCTTCATCCAATCGGCAATATTATAGACATTCACCATCTCTTCTTGTGACACAACAGCACTGTTGATCTTGAAACGAACAACAATCGACAGATCCGGATTACAAGTCTGAACAGGTTCTGGAACTGTAACAACTTCGGTAACAGTGACTTCAGGACATGGCGGACATTCCCGTGCTTCACAAGTCTCTAAAGCAGAACGCAAATTATTTACTTTACCATTCAAATCATTGATAATCATACGGTCAGCATAAGGATCATAAGCTTTGAAACGAGTCTTTCCGAATTTAACGGTAAAACCTCCGATAAGAGAAGCGATAGACTCTACTTGTTTCCCTTCTACAACACCATTAAAATGGTCTCCCATAGCATTTGCCCTACCTTCAAGGAAGAAGTCAAGATAGTGAAATAAACGAAAATTCAGTTTCATACCGATAGACACGGGAAAGGCATATGTCCGATGACCAGCTTCAGGATTTTTGAATGCAAAAGCTCCCCCAATACCAGCAAAGGGAATAATAGATACCACCCGCTTTTCATTATATCCTCCCAAAGTACTAGTAAGATCCCACATCAAATCTCCATAAACAGCTGCATAACGGGTATGATTCATTATCTCTTTTGTCGGCCAATGGGTATGTAAAGACCCGCCCATAGCATTCAACCGAATACCTACATAAGGATTCAACCACTTACCTAAAGCCAAACTCATAGCCAAAGTATAACTGGGATCACCTTTATGCTCGGTAAGAAAAGTCTGAGCACCAGCACCGAGAGACAAATACCAATTATTCCCGACTTTCGGAGCATAATAATAGGGTTTTCCGGGTATCAGTTCAGTAACAGTCACCTCTTCTTCGACCACAGTAACCTGAGCCGACCCGGTTTCAACAAAAGCAAACGATGCTATCGCCGCCAATGCAAATGAGTAAAGAACATGTTTCGTTTTCATTTTCAAATATTTTATTGTTTACAAAATATTGCGTCCGGGACAAAAATTCATATATACCAATAACCGGTTTACCATGAATATCGCGAACAGCGTTGTATTCTTATTGTGACTGTAAAACAAGTTAATGTCAAAATAGGTTCAACATATATTGTTAAAATCATATATTAAAATAAACGAAAGACATTATTTCATAAATAAAGAGAAATGATAAAAAAAAGAAATGCGGTTTCGGATATCGTATTATTTACTAAATTTGCAAGTTCGGGAACGGATACATTCATATATGGCCAAAAGAAATAAATTTAAAGCATTTTGGAAAAAAATGCGATCAAAATATAAGCTTTCCTTCTTCAATGAAAATACATTGGAAGAGGTATGGACTTTTCGTTTGTCCCGATTAGGAGCTTTTCTGTTTTTTTCGGCATTGGTTATCATCATTTTTTCTGGAGCAATGTATCTGATTGTCGGGACTCCGTTAAAAAATTATTTACCCGGATATTTGAAAACCGAAACACGGGTAAAAATTATGGATAATGCATTACGTATCGATTCTTTGAACCAGGCTATGCAATTAAACGACGCATACTTGAAAAATCTAACTAACATACTTACCGGAAATGTCAAAATAGATTCGATACGGAACATCAAAGATTCTCTGCTTTCTTTCCCGACTGATTCTTTTCTGACTCAATCACAGGCTACGACAAGTTTCATGCAACGCTATGAAGAAGAAGAGAAATATAAACTTAATGTGCTTAATCAGACGATTCCGACTGACGGATTTATTTTTTTCGCTCCGATAAAAGGAGTGATCAAACAAAAATTCAATCCGGAAAACAATCACTTCGGCATTGACATTCTTGCCCCGAAACGAGTATCGGTAGCTGCAACCTTAGACGGCACGGTCATTTCGGCAGGGTATACAGTAGATTACGGATATGTAATCGAAATTCAGCATAGCAATAACTTTATATCTATATATAAATATAATGCCGAACTTCTAAAATCTATCGGAGATAAAGTTTCGGGCGGAGAGGTTATCGCTCTTACCGGAAACGGAACAAAGGACTCTTTTCCTCCTCTTGTAGAATTTCAGTTATGGCACATGGGACAGGCTTTGAATCCCGAAGATTATATTGCATTTTAACGACACACAAATAAGATATTGCATCAGTGATAAACAAATCACAGGTGAAAATAAAAAGGAGAATGAAGAAACAACTTGCTATACTGGGTTCTACCGGATCGATCGGCACACAAGCTTTGGAAGTAATTTCAGAGCATTCCGACTTGTTCGAGGTATATGCACTTACTGCTAACAACAATGTGGATCTGCTTATTTTACAAGCACGAAAATTTAGCCCCGAAGTGGTAGTTATCGCTAATGAATCTCTTTATCCTAAACTTAAAGATGCACTGGAAGACCTGCCGATTAAAGTATATGCAGGACATGACGCCATCGCTCAAATAGTCGAATCAGAACCCATCGACATGGTGCTTACAGCCATGATCGGATATGCAGGTCTATATCCGACCATACGAGCGATAAAGGCCGGTAAGACAATAGCTCTTGCAAATAAAGAAACGTTGGTCGTTGCCGGAGAACTGATAAATCAACTGGCACATGAAAACCGCACACCAATAATACCGGTAGATTCGGAACACTCCGCCATTTTTCAATGTCTAACCGGAGAAATGCATAATCCGATAGATAAAATCATATTAACGGCTTCCGGAGGTCCTTTTCGAACAATGTCACGACAAGAATTAGAACATGTTACGAAAAAACAAGCATTGAAACATCCCAACTGGAATATGGGTGCTAAAATTACTATAGACTCGGCTTCTATGATGAACAAAGGATTTGAAGTTATCGAGGCCAAATGGCTTTTCAACGTAAAACCGGAACAAATAGAAGTTGTCGTACACCCTCAATCAATTATACATTCCATGATACAATTCGAAGACGGAGCTATAAAAGCTCAATTGGGAACGCCGGATATGAAATTACCGATAAGATATGCGTTTTCTTATCCTAACCGACTGAAAAACCAATCTCCTAAGCTGGAATTGTCTCAATATGCTCATCTGACATTCGAGCATCCGGATACTACCAAATTCCCCCTTCTAAATTACGCATATGAAGCAATGAAACAAGGTGGAAATATACCATGTATATTGAATGCTGCAAACGAAGTTGTCGTAGATGCTTTTCTAAAAGATAAAATCGGATTTTTACAAATGGCAGATATTATCGCCGATATAATGCAACAGGTCTCTTTCATAAAATCACCGTCTTATGACGATTATGTATCGACCGATGCAGAAGCACGCCGACTAACACGGGAGAAAATAATATCTTTTTAAAACGAAATAAATTTAGACTAAAAAATAATGGAGACATTTTTAATTAAAGCCTTACAGTTAATATTAAGTTTATCGATTCTTGTCATCGTTCACGAATTCGGGCATTTTATTTTCGCCCGAATCTACAAAGTAAGAGTCGAAAAATTCTATCTTTTTTTTAATCCTTGGTTCTCTCTTTTTAAATTCAAACCTAAAAACAGTGAAACGGAATACGGTATCGGCTGGTTACCATTAGGAGGTTATGTGAAAATAGCCGGTATGATAGACGAGTCTATGGACAAAG contains:
- a CDS encoding Do family serine endopeptidase, with translation MENFSKKLISFALVALVSSGVSIGAYSFLNRSKSISDNAIEEAGSKYAKPVAFTPVSNRPAIETDFTKAAASTVNAVVSIKSTTSAKQQQQGMMQDPFFEFFFGQRGGGNMKPQPRVGMGSGVILTPDGYIVTNNHVIEGADILEVTLNDKRSFNAKIIGTDPSTDLALIKIEAKDLPTLPFGDSDKLQVGEWVLAVGNPFQLYSTVTAGIVSAKARSLGMISTGKTMGIESFIQTDAAVNPGNSGGALVNTNGELVGINTAIYSETGAYSGYSFAIPTSIVSKVITDLKQYGTVQRAVLGVIIRDINSDLAKEKDIQIQDGIYIEEVSDRSAAMEAGIKKGDIIIAINDVPVKTASALQEQVNRYRPGDKIKVTIHRGKDTKTLSVTLKNNQGNTEITKTKGIESLGAAFKELKDNTKRELNISSGVQVVGIKAGKFQRAGIRDGFIILNINGVNVKSVDTIESIFNDIMKGNSRDKVMFITGIYPNGKTGYYAVDLSE
- a CDS encoding sigma-70 family RNA polymerase sigma factor — its product is MRQLKITKSITNRESASLDKYLQEIGREDLITVEEEVELAQRIKKGDRVALEKLTRANLRFVVSVAKQYQNQGLSLPDLINEGNLGLIKAAEKFDETRGFKFISYAVWWIRQSILQALAEQSRIVRLPLNQVGSLNKISKAFSKFEQENERRPSPEELADELDIPVDKISDTMKVSGRHISVDAPFVEGEDNSLLDVLINDDSPIADRSLINESLAKEIDRALATLTERESDIIKMFFGIGCQEMTLEEIGDKFGLTRERVRQIKEKAIRRLRQSSRSKLLKTYLG
- a CDS encoding 2-isopropylmalate synthase, with translation MSDRLFIFDTTLRDGEQVPGCQLNTVEKIQVAKALEGLGVDVIEAGFPVSSPGDFNSVVEISKAVTWPTICALTRAVENDIKVAAEALKYAKHGRIHTGIGTSDYHIKYKFNSTREEIIERAVSAVKYAKKFVEDVQFYAEDAGRTDNEYLARVIEAVIKAGATVVNIPDTTGYCLPDEFGRKIRFLKENVEGIDKVTIATHCHNDLGMATANTISGILNGARQAEVTINGIGERAGNTSLEEVAMIFKSHHDLNIETNINTQKIYGISRMVSSLMNMPVQPNKAIVGRNAFAHSSGIHQDGVLKNRESYEIIDPKDVGIDENSIVLTARSGRAALKHRLHILGVELDKEKLDKAYSDFLKLADRKKDINDDDILMLVGKDRSANARIAIDYLQVTSGIGMRPVASIGLNIAGEKFEAAASGNGPVDAAINAVKQIIHRKMTVQEFLIQAITKGSDDVGKVHITVSYEGVHYYGFSANTDIVAASVEAFIDAINKFIV
- the leuC gene encoding 3-isopropylmalate dehydratase large subunit, with product MSKKTLFDKIWDAHVVSTIQGGPTQLYIDRHYCHEVTSPQAFNGLRERGLKVFRPDRTTCSPDHNIPTLNQDKPIADPISRNQVEALSRNAKEFGITLYGLGHEKNGIIHVIGPENGLTQPGMTIVCGDSHTSTHGAFGAIAFGIGTSEVEMVLATQCILQPKPKRMRITINGKLGKGVTAKDIALYVISRMTTGGATGYFVEFAGEAIRSLSMEGRMTVCNLSIEMGARGGMIAPDETTFAYVKDKEFAPKGEEWEKALKQWKELYSDADAVFDKEVFFDASDIAPRITYGTNPGMGMGIHDTIPALEQIDEAGKISFIKSLNYMGFKPGEKLEGKTIDYVFLGSCTNGRIEDFRTFAEFVKGHKKADHVVAWLVPGSWAVEKQIRKEGLDKILTEAGFELRQPGCSACLAMNDDKVPSGKYAVSTSNRNFEGRQGPGSRTILAGPLVAAAAAITGKITDPRNFMQ
- the leuD gene encoding 3-isopropylmalate dehydratase small subunit, producing the protein MTDKFKTLTSTCIPLPMENVDTDQIIPARFLKATTREGFGDNLFRDWRYDKEGNPIPGFVLNDPTYSGTVLVAGKNFGSGSSREHAAWAVAGYGFKVVVSSFFADIFKNNALNNCVLPVVVSENFLSDLFGAIASDPKTTVTVDLENQLITNNYNGSQESFEINPYKKDCLLNGYDDIDYLLSRKDRIEAWEKSQNR